A window of the Gossypium hirsutum isolate 1008001.06 chromosome A03, Gossypium_hirsutum_v2.1, whole genome shotgun sequence genome harbors these coding sequences:
- the LOC107888134 gene encoding uncharacterized protein, with protein sequence MANQLESLVGTIKSKVRALKKKSKNNKPYIKMDKSSSVKVEIRSRKARKLIDKTLKAADRPGKRTIS encoded by the coding sequence ATGGCGAACCAGTTGGAGAGCTTAGTGGGAACGATAAAATCAAAAGTAAGAGCCCTGAAGAAGAAATCAAAGAACAATAAACCGTATATAAAGATGGATAAAAGCTCCAGCGTTAAAGTAGAGATCCGTAGCAGGAAAGCAAGAAAACTTATCGATAAGACTCTCAAAGCCGCCGATCGACCTGGAAAACGTACCATTTCGtga
- the LOC107887783 gene encoding uncharacterized protein has translation MRSKAELQSKFKKYMSKPMTKAELQSKLRHYMSKPKKALHKARDIYVKSLEGCASKVGHGGVLGCPAAAPQVSRLPKSFNFNYSKPNNEEKFLNFLETMSKKRAMESNLQEQEEEQKQMKDQHRGFNRSYSINVGLARIDEDQPCYFDEEEEDAVFARSRSYAYKRYHY, from the coding sequence ATGAGGAGCAAAGCAGAGTTGCAAAGCAAGTTCAAGAAATACATGTCAAAGCCGATGACCAAAGCAGAGTTACAGAGCAAGCTAAGGCACTACATGTCCAAACCCAAGAAAGCTTTGCACAAGGCAAGAGACATTTACGTCAAAAGTTTGGAAGGTTGCGCTAGCAAGGTCGGCCACGGCGGAGTTCTCGGATGCCCCGCCGCCGCACCCCAAGTTTCACGGTTGCCCAAGAGTTTCAACTTCAACTATTCGAAGCCCAACAACGAAGAgaagttcttgaatttcttggaaACCATGTCGAAGAAAAGAGCAATGGAGTCGAATTTGCAGGAACAAGAAGAAGAGCAAAAGCAAATGAAAGATCAGCACCGTGGGTTCAACAGAAGTTATAGTATAAACGTTGGCCTAGCCAGGATTGACGAGGATCAACCCTGTTACttcgatgaagaagaagaagatgctGTGTTTGCTAGAAGCAGAAGCTATGCTTACAAGAGATACCATTATTAG